The following are encoded in a window of Rubellicoccus peritrichatus genomic DNA:
- a CDS encoding PQQ-binding-like beta-propeller repeat protein, translating into MKTTYLELSEDNGAAHKFYEVCVEAMNLIIKYGRIGTNGTVSQKTFATPAAAQKEAEKKIRQKKSKGYAPAKKGVRKKRPITRRHIESYASTSKKSPLLWKFDSGAAAFGIFVDDNHCWVGNQRGSIYCLNHDAEVVNQYRLPNGVKSLVSDGLWLYAGCDDGNVYDLTGKIPRQAYEVQEGVDIFWMDISDATLGVSDANGTVFLADHENEELWRNQSAGSQAWMVRCDGNNVFHGHTNGVTAYSGLKKAKIKWTYRTGSVLFGWQEEHAVYAGCADNRIVALKKSGELLQEYKTDRSVFSCATAPGGEYVFAGDNASSIYCFNKEGKRLWKLATGCGSAYSMQYHNEKVYIVTTSGHLACIDASEEAIKQAEAGNLPQTKDLKAPKPVDVADSAALESVRAANGGVVLHCVKQAGKLRLKVVSDGYHKNWNVQFPKNLREAGARYVVDSIKEAAQGGFYRVAGDIRKLV; encoded by the coding sequence ATGAAAACAACATACCTTGAACTCTCTGAAGACAACGGCGCCGCTCACAAATTCTACGAAGTTTGTGTAGAGGCAATGAACCTGATTATTAAATATGGCCGTATTGGCACGAATGGAACTGTCTCGCAGAAAACCTTTGCGACTCCAGCAGCTGCTCAAAAGGAAGCTGAGAAGAAGATTCGCCAAAAGAAATCCAAGGGATACGCACCAGCAAAGAAAGGTGTTCGCAAGAAGCGCCCAATCACACGCCGTCACATTGAAAGTTATGCATCGACATCGAAGAAATCTCCATTGCTTTGGAAATTCGATTCAGGTGCAGCTGCTTTTGGAATCTTCGTTGATGACAATCATTGCTGGGTTGGTAATCAGCGCGGATCCATCTATTGCCTGAACCATGACGCTGAGGTGGTGAATCAATACCGCTTGCCAAATGGTGTTAAGAGCCTGGTTTCTGATGGTCTCTGGTTGTATGCCGGTTGTGATGATGGAAATGTCTATGATCTGACTGGAAAGATTCCACGCCAAGCTTATGAAGTGCAAGAGGGAGTAGACATCTTCTGGATGGATATCTCTGATGCAACGCTTGGTGTTTCAGATGCAAATGGAACTGTCTTCCTGGCTGACCATGAAAATGAAGAGCTGTGGCGTAATCAGAGTGCTGGTTCACAGGCTTGGATGGTTCGTTGTGATGGTAACAATGTCTTTCACGGCCACACAAATGGTGTGACTGCATACAGTGGCTTGAAGAAGGCTAAGATCAAGTGGACTTACCGGACTGGATCCGTTCTCTTTGGCTGGCAGGAAGAACACGCTGTTTATGCTGGCTGTGCAGACAATCGTATTGTGGCCTTGAAGAAATCTGGAGAGCTGCTCCAGGAATACAAAACGGATCGATCTGTTTTCTCATGTGCGACTGCTCCAGGTGGAGAATATGTCTTTGCTGGCGATAACGCTTCTTCGATCTATTGCTTCAATAAGGAAGGCAAGCGCTTGTGGAAATTGGCAACTGGTTGTGGTTCTGCTTATTCGATGCAGTATCACAACGAGAAAGTCTACATCGTAACTACGAGCGGTCATCTTGCTTGTATCGATGCAAGTGAAGAAGCTATCAAGCAGGCTGAAGCCGGTAATCTTCCACAGACTAAAGACCTGAAGGCTCCGAAGCCGGTTGATGTGGCTGATTCAGCAGCACTTGAATCTGTTCGTGCAGCCAATGGAGGTGTTGTGCTTCATTGCGTCAAGCAGGCTGGTAAGCTCCGTTTGAAAGTCGTTTCAGATGGTTATCACAAGAATTGGAATGTTCAGTTTCCAAAGAACTTGCGTGAAGCTGGTGCTCGTTATGTTGTCGATTCCATCAAGGAAGCAGCTCAAGGTGGTTTCTATCGTGTGGCAGGTGACATTCGTAAATTGGTCTAG
- a CDS encoding GNAT family N-acetyltransferase, with protein sequence MKKFFLEDVSIDVAWDDRQGCDFQAMWMGRKVGHALCIIDGDRIKLCDIVVFDGVKFKRAFGLLPYRHVNFRNRGIGSLLMKAVISEIRKHQISKIYGFIVSKDLKRNPNLLNWYVGWGFAEVDRDEFQDVYLRDEDIVITKNLTY encoded by the coding sequence ATGAAAAAATTCTTCTTAGAAGACGTTAGCATCGATGTTGCTTGGGATGATCGCCAAGGGTGTGATTTCCAAGCAATGTGGATGGGGCGTAAAGTTGGTCATGCTCTTTGTATTATAGATGGTGATCGAATTAAGCTCTGTGACATCGTTGTTTTTGATGGTGTTAAATTTAAACGAGCTTTTGGTTTGTTGCCATATCGGCATGTCAACTTTAGGAATCGAGGAATCGGTTCACTTTTGATGAAGGCAGTTATCAGTGAAATACGAAAACATCAGATCAGCAAAATCTATGGCTTTATTGTTTCTAAAGACCTTAAAAGAAATCCCAATCTGCTTAATTGGTATGTTGGTTGGGGCTTTGCAGAGGTTGATAGAGATGAGTTTCAAGATGTTTATCTTCGAGATGAAGACATCGTGATTACTAAAAATCTGACTTACTGA
- a CDS encoding metal-dependent hydrolase: MKLTFLGHAACMIETAEHRLLIDPFLKDNPLCDIDPADVKCDYILLTHGHADHVGDTESIAKANDATVIANYELSSFLEAKGLKTHPLHIGGGAEFPFGRAQLTIAFHGSSYPDENGLPIYMGMPGGLLIESDGKKLYHAGDTALTLEMELLGRRHDIDLALLPIGDNFTMGVHDALDAIDMIKPKAVVPIHFNTFPYIEVDPTAFIEGAAVKGVAGHLLKCGDQIDV; this comes from the coding sequence ATGAAACTGACATTCCTAGGCCATGCCGCATGCATGATCGAAACGGCGGAGCACCGCCTTTTAATTGATCCTTTCCTGAAAGATAATCCGCTCTGTGATATCGATCCGGCAGATGTGAAGTGCGACTACATCCTACTGACACATGGTCACGCGGATCATGTCGGCGATACCGAGTCTATCGCCAAAGCCAATGACGCCACCGTGATTGCCAACTACGAGCTTTCCAGTTTTCTTGAGGCAAAGGGGTTGAAGACACATCCACTCCACATCGGAGGTGGTGCAGAATTTCCATTCGGTCGGGCGCAGCTGACGATTGCCTTCCATGGATCGAGCTATCCGGATGAAAACGGCTTACCCATTTACATGGGAATGCCAGGTGGATTACTAATCGAATCTGACGGTAAGAAGCTGTATCATGCAGGTGATACAGCGCTCACTTTAGAGATGGAATTGTTAGGACGCAGACATGACATCGACCTCGCCCTCCTGCCCATTGGAGATAACTTTACCATGGGAGTCCACGACGCCCTTGATGCCATTGACATGATCAAGCCGAAGGCTGTTGTCCCCATTCACTTCAATACCTTTCCCTACATTGAAGTGGACCCAACCGCATTCATCGAAGGCGCGGCAGTCAAAGGTGTCGCAGGACATCTATTAAAATGCGGTGACCAGATCGACGTTTAG
- a CDS encoding GntR family transcriptional regulator, translated as MTTLSKPKSVTLADQIYAELKRRMLTCELAPGARLIEKHLCEELGVSRASLREGLNRLMQERLVTLKPNCGFSVTPITLESFANVCEMRRVVESAVAALAAERASEADIAEMRRAAVVDCAFNAENAHIVYCESNRAFHSAIAQSIDNLLLEDTVLAALDKDQQPLYYGIDIETCTNPVEVSNEHNEIVDAIEARLPEEARKLMSDHIGKKEDRIIDALRGMGLSD; from the coding sequence ATGACGACTCTATCGAAGCCCAAATCCGTAACTCTGGCTGACCAGATTTATGCCGAACTCAAACGTCGAATGCTGACTTGCGAGCTGGCTCCGGGAGCGAGGTTGATCGAGAAGCATCTGTGCGAGGAGCTCGGTGTTTCACGGGCATCACTTCGGGAGGGGCTGAATCGCTTGATGCAGGAACGCCTCGTGACGCTCAAGCCGAACTGCGGGTTCAGCGTCACACCGATTACCCTGGAGAGTTTTGCCAATGTCTGCGAGATGCGTCGGGTGGTGGAAAGTGCTGTGGCTGCGCTTGCGGCCGAGCGGGCCAGCGAGGCGGATATTGCAGAAATGCGTCGGGCCGCGGTCGTTGATTGTGCTTTTAATGCTGAGAATGCCCACATCGTTTACTGCGAAAGCAACCGGGCTTTTCATTCTGCGATCGCTCAAAGTATTGATAATTTGTTACTCGAAGACACCGTCCTTGCTGCCTTGGATAAGGACCAGCAGCCTCTCTATTATGGAATCGATATTGAAACCTGCACGAACCCGGTCGAGGTATCCAACGAGCATAACGAGATTGTTGATGCGATCGAAGCTCGTTTGCCAGAAGAAGCGCGCAAACTCATGTCCGATCACATTGGCAAAAAAGAGGACCGTATTATCGATGCGCTTCGCGGCATGGGTTTGAGCGACTAG
- the gcvPB gene encoding aminomethyl-transferring glycine dehydrogenase subunit GcvPB, producing MPFLNDNHRESARHYIPASESDINEMLGAIGASSLKDLFSHIPEDAFFGDLPDVPEELDYDAAMKHLEALSKKNDSALSFIGDGLPDFAQHEIVEHVANIRNLTTAYTPYQPERSQGTLLTHWIYQCLMSKLTGFEAINSSLYERSTALFEAICTAIRLKKKADSALISEGIYPGDREVLETLVADTDIQLEWVPLDPATGQTDLTALKSKAAEMGDRLAAIAFPQVNSLGILEEVDALTDAISESGALSIAVIDPMLLATGGLKRPVDYGQNGADLIVGEGQHLAIEANFGGPGLGVFGVRHNDKTKNHVRATPGRFVGLAKDESGRECRVMVLSTREQHIRKDKATSNICSNQAFLATLAGAALLAKGESGMAHSLQTARNNALEFAKACGAKLAFPQAHFYNEVLLEVDDPAALLADAEKKGILAGIDVSDRLVGGRKLLKVSFNDKQSSDDVKKLTALFDGESSVVESIPPTLLRAEPAGLPEFGLAEVKRYYEQLGELNVSPDDGCYPLGSCTMKYNPYLNDWAAGLAGFTGAHPQAPESAVQGSLEILYETQEWFKAITGLPGLTTQPVAGAQGELVGIKLFQAYHRDRGEAHRDVIFIPKSSHGTNFATATMAGMASRTIDGKKHGIVLLESNSIGEIDIADFEAKLDEYGPRLCGVMITNPNTCGLFETRFKEIADKVHAAGGLVYMDGANMNAVAGWLNLDKLGVDAVHNNLHKTWTIPHGGGGPGDAIVAVSEKLVDFLPGRQVVKAVDGTFSTIRTPKSIGSFHRHWGNFAHKVRCYAYLLRLGKEGIPRMSAVAVLASRYLFSKLKTAYPTLPAGSDDAPRMHEFILTLTEDDFKRIEEAGVPRALAITRVGKLFLDYGFHAPTVAWPETFGLMIEPTESYTMAELDRFAEAVTQIGKTIRENPGVLNGAPYFTPVDRVDEVSANRSLQLHESLEKLPEINPNRISPVELARMPLEEITERIGQACAV from the coding sequence ATGCCTTTCCTGAACGACAATCACCGCGAGTCCGCTCGCCACTACATCCCTGCTTCCGAAAGCGATATCAACGAAATGCTTGGGGCAATTGGTGCCTCTTCGCTGAAAGACCTTTTCTCACATATCCCGGAAGACGCCTTTTTTGGCGACCTGCCAGACGTTCCGGAGGAGCTGGATTACGATGCGGCGATGAAGCATCTCGAGGCATTATCGAAAAAGAATGACTCGGCTCTCTCCTTTATTGGAGACGGACTACCGGACTTTGCCCAGCATGAGATCGTTGAGCACGTTGCCAACATCCGCAACCTGACCACTGCCTATACGCCTTACCAGCCCGAGCGTAGTCAGGGCACACTCCTCACGCACTGGATATATCAATGCCTGATGTCGAAATTGACCGGCTTTGAGGCGATCAATTCATCACTTTACGAGCGCTCGACTGCACTCTTCGAAGCGATCTGCACCGCAATCCGCCTAAAGAAAAAAGCCGACTCGGCTCTCATCTCAGAAGGCATTTACCCCGGCGACCGCGAAGTTCTGGAAACCCTGGTTGCCGATACCGACATTCAGTTGGAGTGGGTTCCACTCGATCCAGCCACTGGCCAGACTGATCTGACTGCACTAAAATCCAAAGCAGCGGAAATGGGAGATCGCCTTGCAGCGATTGCCTTCCCGCAAGTCAACTCACTCGGCATTCTGGAGGAAGTCGATGCGTTGACTGATGCCATCTCCGAAAGTGGAGCCCTGAGCATTGCGGTGATCGATCCGATGCTTCTGGCCACGGGTGGTTTGAAACGTCCGGTTGATTATGGTCAGAACGGTGCCGATCTCATCGTCGGCGAAGGCCAACACCTCGCAATCGAAGCCAACTTTGGTGGTCCGGGACTGGGAGTCTTTGGTGTACGTCACAACGACAAAACCAAAAACCACGTCCGCGCAACTCCAGGGCGCTTTGTCGGTCTGGCCAAGGATGAATCCGGGCGTGAGTGTCGTGTAATGGTTCTTTCAACGCGAGAACAACACATACGCAAAGACAAGGCCACGTCGAATATTTGCTCCAACCAGGCTTTCCTTGCAACCCTTGCCGGTGCTGCCTTGCTGGCCAAGGGCGAAAGCGGCATGGCTCACAGTCTGCAAACCGCACGTAATAATGCTCTGGAATTTGCCAAAGCCTGTGGCGCCAAACTGGCTTTCCCTCAAGCTCACTTCTATAATGAAGTCTTACTTGAAGTGGATGATCCTGCAGCGCTGCTGGCCGATGCGGAGAAAAAGGGTATTCTGGCCGGAATCGACGTCAGCGATAGACTGGTGGGCGGACGCAAGCTTCTCAAAGTTTCTTTCAACGACAAGCAATCTTCTGATGACGTTAAAAAGCTGACTGCGCTTTTCGATGGCGAATCATCTGTAGTCGAATCCATTCCGCCAACTCTCTTGAGAGCGGAACCAGCCGGACTCCCTGAATTCGGCCTGGCCGAGGTGAAGCGCTACTACGAACAACTCGGCGAATTGAATGTCAGTCCCGATGATGGTTGCTATCCGCTGGGCTCCTGCACCATGAAGTACAATCCGTACCTGAATGATTGGGCGGCCGGTCTGGCAGGATTCACCGGAGCCCATCCGCAAGCGCCGGAAAGTGCAGTTCAAGGTTCACTGGAAATACTTTACGAAACACAGGAATGGTTTAAAGCCATCACGGGCCTGCCCGGCCTGACAACCCAGCCTGTAGCCGGAGCCCAGGGAGAACTGGTTGGGATCAAGCTCTTCCAGGCTTATCATCGTGATCGCGGCGAAGCTCATCGCGACGTGATATTCATCCCCAAAAGCTCCCACGGGACTAACTTCGCCACTGCAACCATGGCGGGCATGGCAAGTCGCACAATCGATGGCAAAAAACACGGCATCGTCCTGCTTGAATCCAACTCCATTGGCGAGATCGACATTGCCGACTTTGAAGCAAAGCTGGACGAATACGGGCCACGTCTCTGCGGCGTGATGATCACAAATCCTAACACCTGTGGACTTTTCGAAACCCGTTTCAAGGAAATCGCAGACAAGGTTCACGCTGCTGGTGGACTCGTCTACATGGACGGCGCAAATATGAACGCCGTCGCCGGCTGGCTCAACCTCGATAAGCTGGGCGTGGATGCCGTCCATAACAATCTCCACAAAACCTGGACCATCCCACATGGCGGCGGCGGTCCCGGCGATGCCATTGTTGCCGTCAGTGAAAAGCTGGTCGACTTCCTCCCAGGCCGACAAGTCGTCAAGGCAGTCGACGGAACTTTCTCCACCATTCGCACCCCAAAGAGCATCGGCTCTTTCCATCGCCACTGGGGCAACTTCGCACACAAGGTGCGTTGTTACGCCTATCTGCTCCGACTTGGTAAAGAAGGCATTCCACGCATGTCAGCGGTTGCGGTTTTGGCTTCGCGTTATCTCTTCAGCAAACTCAAGACAGCCTACCCGACCCTGCCTGCCGGTTCTGATGATGCACCGCGCATGCACGAGTTCATCCTGACCCTGACCGAAGACGACTTTAAGCGCATTGAAGAAGCAGGTGTCCCCCGAGCACTGGCCATTACCCGCGTCGGCAAACTCTTCCTCGACTATGGATTTCATGCGCCAACTGTCGCTTGGCCGGAAACTTTTGGGCTGATGATCGAGCCGACCGAAAGCTACACCATGGCCGAACTGGATCGCTTCGCCGAGGCCGTAACACAAATCGGAAAAACCATTCGTGAGAATCCCGGAGTGCTGAACGGCGCACCGTATTTCACACCCGTTGATCGTGTGGACGAAGTATCGGCCAACCGCTCCCTGCAACTTCACGAAAGCCTGGAGAAGTTACCGGAGATCAACCCGAACCGCATTTCCCCCGTCGAACTCGCTCGAATGCCTCTTGAGGAAATAACCGAACGCATCGGACAGGCCTGCGCCGTTTAG
- the rsmD gene encoding 16S rRNA (guanine(966)-N(2))-methyltransferase RsmD produces MRITGGQARGIPLKAPPGNQVRPAMDAMREAIFSSLGLRINEAKVLDLFAGSGAYGLEALSRGAASCCFVEKDRRTLSFLESNASAVAKSIGEKMNYQSVRMDAMKWQAGSQKYDIIFIDPPYPLLNEHGLAMLKQAAPLLTTSENSRLILEAPGGWEPTGNIEEIQPSLNLLKRLGKGRNQPSALVFSL; encoded by the coding sequence ATGCGCATCACAGGAGGTCAGGCTCGCGGAATTCCACTAAAAGCACCACCCGGCAATCAAGTGCGCCCGGCAATGGACGCCATGCGGGAGGCTATTTTTTCGAGTCTTGGCTTGAGAATAAACGAGGCGAAAGTCCTCGATCTTTTTGCAGGCTCAGGTGCATACGGATTGGAGGCATTGAGCCGAGGAGCTGCATCCTGTTGCTTCGTTGAAAAAGACCGCAGGACATTATCGTTCCTTGAGTCGAATGCTTCTGCAGTTGCAAAATCAATCGGTGAAAAAATGAACTACCAGTCCGTCCGCATGGATGCGATGAAGTGGCAGGCGGGTTCGCAGAAGTACGATATTATTTTCATCGATCCGCCCTACCCACTCCTGAATGAGCATGGTCTCGCCATGCTGAAACAGGCAGCGCCACTCCTAACCACTTCAGAAAACTCACGACTGATTCTTGAAGCCCCTGGAGGATGGGAACCCACTGGCAACATTGAAGAGATCCAGCCGTCCCTGAATTTGTTAAAGCGTCTCGGTAAAGGACGTAACCAGCCTTCGGCACTGGTCTTTAGTTTGTAG
- the rnhA gene encoding ribonuclease HI translates to MFLDLGIEQIPETYQPPEGELKKVIASTDGGCDPNPGPGGWGVVLRNGQHCKTLYGSELETTNNRMELQAVLEALRALKEPCEILIRSDSKYVIDSLSDWMWKWASKGWRISKNRVPENLDLLKEYAKEVQRHRVSFEWVKGHAGDPDNELADSLAAKGVSEAGSSGR, encoded by the coding sequence ATGTTTTTGGACCTTGGAATAGAGCAGATACCTGAAACTTATCAGCCGCCAGAAGGCGAGTTGAAGAAAGTTATTGCATCAACTGATGGTGGTTGTGATCCAAATCCAGGTCCAGGAGGCTGGGGAGTGGTTTTGAGAAATGGTCAGCACTGCAAAACACTTTATGGTAGTGAATTGGAGACTACGAATAATAGGATGGAGCTTCAGGCAGTGCTTGAGGCTTTGAGAGCATTAAAAGAGCCGTGTGAGATTCTGATCCGTAGCGATTCCAAGTATGTAATTGATTCTCTGAGTGACTGGATGTGGAAATGGGCCTCGAAAGGCTGGCGAATTTCCAAAAATCGTGTTCCTGAGAATTTGGATTTGCTTAAAGAGTATGCAAAAGAGGTTCAAAGACACCGTGTTAGCTTTGAATGGGTGAAGGGGCACGCTGGGGATCCGGATAATGAGTTGGCTGACTCTTTGGCAGCAAAGGGTGTTTCTGAGGCAGGATCTAGTGGTCGATGA
- a CDS encoding SRPBCC family protein yields the protein MWHYIRTEVDLPLPINEVFSFFSKAENLERITPKSLGFKIMTPLPIHMEQDTVIDYQVKLNGLPMGWRTLIAVWNPPYEFVDEQIKGPYRTWIHRHSFKSLDGGGTRITDYVRYELPFTPLGDLVHPLIKMQLTGIFHHRNWTIPALLLGDRADEAREVSFEMGSGIWTGKS from the coding sequence GTGTGGCACTACATTAGAACAGAAGTCGATCTGCCTTTACCCATAAATGAGGTTTTTAGCTTTTTCTCCAAGGCAGAGAATTTGGAGCGGATTACACCGAAGAGCCTTGGCTTTAAAATCATGACACCTCTCCCCATTCATATGGAGCAGGATACCGTCATCGACTATCAGGTGAAGCTGAATGGATTGCCAATGGGCTGGCGTACCTTAATCGCTGTTTGGAATCCGCCATACGAGTTTGTTGATGAACAGATCAAAGGGCCATATCGGACCTGGATCCATCGCCATAGTTTCAAGTCGCTGGATGGAGGCGGGACGCGAATCACTGATTATGTCCGCTACGAGCTGCCTTTTACGCCATTGGGTGACTTGGTTCATCCGCTGATCAAGATGCAGCTGACGGGAATATTTCACCATCGTAACTGGACGATTCCAGCATTGCTGTTAGGAGATCGAGCTGATGAAGCCAGGGAAGTCTCTTTTGAAATGGGGTCAGGTATTTGGACTGGGAAATCTTGA